A stretch of Paludisphaera borealis DNA encodes these proteins:
- a CDS encoding ATP-grasp domain-containing protein, whose product MTTFAALVSGTGWHVADLLRAADDLDVKLHALPFAEVSAAVGGAASGRVSAGGVELDGVDGVVVRMMPPGSLEQVVFRMDALLRLSAVGVPVWNPPRAVEAAVDKYLTLSLIERRGLPIPATWAGQSAEQGLAAFEELGGDVVVKPLFGSEGRGIVRISDRELAWRCFHMLEHTASVLYLQRWIRHPGHDLRLFVLRGRVLGAMRRSAQGGEWRTNVAIGGRAEAWRPDPQAERLAVAAAAALGAEFAGVDLIEDLDRGGLVVLEVNAVPGWRALARVTGIDVAAALLDALRDAAR is encoded by the coding sequence ATGACCACCTTCGCCGCGCTCGTTTCCGGAACCGGCTGGCACGTCGCCGATTTGCTGCGGGCGGCGGATGACCTGGACGTGAAGTTGCACGCCTTGCCGTTCGCCGAGGTGTCGGCGGCGGTGGGGGGCGCGGCGTCGGGCAGGGTCTCGGCGGGCGGGGTCGAGCTGGACGGCGTGGACGGCGTGGTCGTGCGGATGATGCCGCCGGGGAGTCTCGAACAGGTCGTGTTCCGGATGGATGCGCTGCTTCGGCTGTCGGCCGTCGGGGTGCCGGTCTGGAACCCGCCTCGCGCGGTGGAGGCGGCGGTCGACAAGTACCTGACGCTGAGCTTGATCGAACGCCGGGGGCTGCCGATCCCCGCGACCTGGGCCGGGCAGTCGGCTGAGCAGGGGCTTGCGGCCTTCGAAGAACTGGGCGGCGACGTGGTGGTCAAGCCGCTGTTCGGGTCGGAGGGGCGGGGGATAGTGCGGATCAGCGACCGCGAGCTGGCCTGGCGGTGCTTCCACATGCTCGAACACACGGCGTCGGTCCTTTACCTCCAGCGCTGGATCAGGCACCCCGGGCACGACCTGCGGCTGTTCGTTTTGAGAGGGCGGGTATTGGGCGCGATGCGGAGGTCGGCCCAGGGGGGCGAGTGGCGGACGAACGTCGCGATCGGCGGCAGGGCCGAGGCGTGGCGGCCCGATCCGCAGGCCGAGCGCCTGGCCGTCGCGGCGGCCGCTGCCCTCGGGGCCGAGTTCGCGGGCGTCGACCTGATCGAGGACCTCGATCGCGGGGGGCTCGTCGTCCTTGAAGTCAACGCCGTGCCCGGCTGGCGGGCCCTTGCCCGCGTGACCGGCATCGACGTGGCCGCCGCCCTGCTCGACGCCCTCCGGGACGCGGCACGATGA
- a CDS encoding 6-pyruvoyl trahydropterin synthase family protein, translated as MSSSRYKVRVTKDFLVFSSGHFITFEGNQCERVHGHNYRTAVEVDGDLDGNHYVVDFIALRDMTRTICDELDHRMLLPAGSPYIRLEDDGPNIVARYRDRYWSFPRDECVVLPIANTTAELLAKYIADRLLVAMRARGWADPRAVRVEVEECFGQSAEVELTL; from the coding sequence GTGTCGAGTTCGCGCTACAAGGTTCGGGTCACCAAGGACTTCCTGGTCTTTTCGTCCGGTCACTTCATCACGTTTGAAGGCAACCAGTGCGAGCGGGTCCACGGCCATAACTATCGGACGGCCGTTGAGGTCGACGGCGACCTAGACGGCAACCATTACGTCGTCGATTTCATCGCCCTTCGCGACATGACGCGGACGATCTGCGACGAACTCGACCATCGCATGCTCCTGCCCGCGGGCAGTCCATACATCCGGCTCGAAGACGACGGCCCGAACATCGTCGCCCGCTATCGCGATCGGTACTGGAGCTTCCCGCGCGACGAGTGCGTCGTCTTGCCGATCGCCAACACCACGGCCGAGCTGCTGGCGAAGTACATCGCCGACCGCCTGCTCGTCGCGATGCGGGCGCGCGGCTGGGCCGATCCCCGGGCCGTCCGCGTCGAGGTCGAAGAGTGCTTCGGCCAATCGGCCGAGGTCGAGTTGACGCTCTGA
- a CDS encoding SPFH domain-containing protein — MSSFIVGFLFLGFVLLILFLAFGPFFTVQQQSAAIVQRFGKFMRVAQPGLNFKMPIIENVAGRINLRVQQIDVRVETKTEDNVFVFVVVSVQYTVLHDKVYEAFYKLTDPHTQMSAFIFDVIRARVPRQKLDDVFEKKDEIADAVKNELSHVMYDFGYGIVKALVTDIEPDRKVKEAMNEINAAQRMRIAATEKGEADRILKVKSAEAEAQSKALQGKGIADQRRAIVEGLRESVDEFQKSVPGTSPQDVMNLVLMTQYFDTLKEIGASSRSNTILIPHTPGNLNDLTTQMRDAMISADLVTHEARTGPVNPPRDSHPHEAGNNRGEGKG; from the coding sequence GTGTCGTCTTTCATCGTCGGCTTTCTGTTCCTGGGCTTCGTCCTGCTCATCCTGTTCCTGGCTTTTGGGCCGTTCTTCACGGTCCAGCAGCAATCGGCGGCGATCGTGCAGCGGTTCGGGAAGTTCATGCGGGTGGCCCAGCCGGGGCTGAACTTCAAGATGCCGATCATCGAGAACGTGGCCGGGCGGATCAACCTCCGCGTCCAGCAGATCGACGTCCGCGTGGAGACGAAGACCGAAGACAACGTATTCGTGTTCGTCGTCGTTTCGGTGCAGTACACGGTGCTGCACGACAAGGTCTACGAGGCGTTTTACAAGCTCACGGACCCGCACACGCAGATGTCGGCGTTCATCTTCGACGTCATCCGCGCCCGGGTCCCCCGGCAGAAGCTCGACGACGTGTTCGAGAAGAAGGACGAGATCGCCGACGCCGTCAAAAATGAGCTGTCGCACGTCATGTACGACTTCGGCTACGGCATCGTCAAGGCGCTCGTCACCGACATCGAGCCCGACCGCAAGGTCAAGGAAGCGATGAACGAGATCAACGCCGCGCAGCGAATGCGGATCGCGGCCACCGAGAAGGGCGAGGCCGACCGCATCCTCAAGGTCAAGTCGGCCGAGGCCGAGGCGCAGAGCAAGGCCCTGCAAGGCAAGGGCATCGCCGACCAGCGCCGGGCGATCGTCGAGGGGCTCCGCGAGTCGGTCGACGAGTTCCAGAAGAGCGTCCCCGGCACCAGCCCCCAGGACGTCATGAACCTGGTGCTCATGACCCAGTATTTCGATACGTTGAAGGAGATCGGCGCTTCGTCGCGGAGCAACACGATTTTGATCCCGCACACGCCCGGCAACCTGAACGACCTGACCACCCAGATGCGCGACGCCATGATCAGCGCCGATCTCGTGACCCACGAGGCGCGCACGGGCCCGGTGAATCCGCCTCGCGATTCGCATCCGCATGAAGCCGGCAACAACCGGGGCGAAGGGAAGGGTTGA
- the fhcD gene encoding formylmethanofuran--tetrahydromethanopterin N-formyltransferase: MKLNGVAIEDTFAEAFPMTAARAIVTADSPAWAEIAGKEMSGYATSVIGCDAEAAIERVLAPGETPDGRPGVSVLLFAFSRDALEKALANRVGQCVMTCPTTACYNGLPIGEKTVNVGGRLRYFGDGWQIAKRLEGRRFWRVPVMDGEFTCEETFGTVKGVAGGNIILLGTDPAGALVAAEDAAAAMRKIEGVILPFPGGIARSGSKVGSKYKALRASTNTAYAPTLRGLVASELPDEVRCAYEIVIDGLTLEAVERATAVGLVAAARPDRGVVAVTAGNYGGKLGPFHIRLRDVAGRS, from the coding sequence ATGAAACTCAACGGCGTGGCGATCGAAGATACATTCGCGGAGGCGTTCCCGATGACGGCCGCCCGCGCGATCGTCACGGCCGACTCTCCGGCGTGGGCCGAGATCGCCGGGAAGGAGATGTCGGGCTACGCGACCAGCGTGATCGGCTGCGACGCCGAGGCCGCGATCGAGCGCGTGCTCGCGCCTGGCGAGACGCCCGACGGCCGCCCCGGCGTGAGCGTGTTGTTGTTCGCGTTCAGCCGCGACGCGCTTGAGAAGGCGCTGGCGAACCGGGTCGGCCAGTGCGTGATGACCTGCCCGACGACGGCCTGCTACAATGGCCTGCCGATCGGCGAGAAGACGGTGAACGTCGGCGGCCGGCTCCGCTACTTCGGCGACGGCTGGCAGATCGCCAAGCGGCTGGAAGGCCGGCGGTTCTGGCGCGTGCCGGTGATGGACGGCGAGTTCACCTGCGAGGAGACCTTCGGCACGGTCAAGGGGGTGGCCGGCGGCAACATCATCCTGCTGGGGACCGACCCCGCCGGCGCGCTCGTGGCCGCCGAGGACGCCGCCGCCGCCATGCGGAAGATCGAGGGGGTGATCCTGCCGTTCCCTGGGGGGATCGCGCGGTCGGGGTCGAAGGTCGGCAGCAAGTACAAGGCCCTCCGCGCCAGCACCAACACCGCCTATGCGCCGACGCTGCGCGGGCTGGTCGCCAGCGAGTTGCCGGACGAGGTTCGGTGCGCCTATGAGATCGTCATCGACGGCCTGACGCTGGAAGCCGTCGAGCGGGCGACGGCCGTCGGTCTGGTCGCGGCGGCCCGGCCTGATCGGGGGGTCGTCGCCGTCACCGCCGGCAACTACGGCGGCAAGCTCGGGCCGTTCCACATCCGGCTCCGCGACGTCGCGGGGCGGTCGTGA
- a CDS encoding formylmethanofuran dehydrogenase subunit C, producing MALTLRWRSSTTLPVDGSPLKPETFRERTSADAARVALRVGNATADVGDLFEIEGDAADGALVVEGDLTHVDKLGRGMATGSLKVRGDVGPRLGAEMAGGLLDLDGSCGDWAGAEMAGGVLRIRGDAGNSLGAAYPGSRRGMREGLILVGGSAGDDVGLLMRRGAIGVKGAVGAGLGRNMIAGTIYACGAVGAMPGAGMKRGSLVLSGLGEDAERSLSPTFHFAVRLPVPILGVYASLFHGHGFVVPPSVSSAEVDRYNGDLAVGGQGEILVAVPPSTLRLISPH from the coding sequence ATGGCCTTGACGCTCCGATGGCGGTCGTCGACCACGCTTCCGGTCGACGGCTCGCCGCTCAAGCCCGAGACCTTCCGCGAGCGGACGTCGGCCGACGCCGCTCGCGTGGCTTTGCGCGTCGGCAACGCGACGGCCGACGTCGGCGACCTGTTCGAGATCGAGGGGGACGCGGCCGACGGCGCGCTCGTCGTCGAGGGGGACCTGACGCACGTCGACAAGCTCGGCCGGGGCATGGCGACGGGCTCGCTGAAGGTCCGGGGCGACGTGGGGCCGCGGCTCGGTGCCGAGATGGCCGGCGGCCTGCTCGACCTCGACGGCTCGTGCGGCGACTGGGCGGGGGCCGAGATGGCCGGCGGCGTGCTCCGGATTCGGGGCGACGCCGGGAATTCATTGGGCGCCGCCTACCCCGGAAGCCGCCGGGGGATGCGCGAGGGGCTGATCCTGGTCGGCGGCTCGGCCGGCGACGACGTCGGCCTGCTGATGCGCCGCGGCGCGATCGGCGTGAAAGGCGCGGTGGGCGCGGGCCTCGGCCGCAACATGATCGCCGGCACGATCTACGCCTGCGGTGCCGTCGGAGCCATGCCGGGCGCCGGGATGAAGCGCGGGTCGCTCGTGCTGTCGGGCCTCGGCGAAGACGCCGAACGGAGCCTCTCGCCGACCTTCCACTTCGCCGTCCGGCTGCCGGTCCCGATCCTGGGCGTTTACGCGTCGTTGTTCCACGGCCACGGGTTCGTCGTGCCGCCTTCGGTTTCCTCGGCGGAGGTCGACCGATACAATGGGGACCTGGCGGTCGGCGGTCAGGGAGAGATCCTGGTCGCCGTTCCGCCTTCGACCTTGCGTTTGATATCGCCGCACTGA
- a CDS encoding triphosphoribosyl-dephospho-CoA synthase, protein MKSTLSPGKLAQIACILEATARKPGNVHRFLDFDDLDYLDFVLSAAAVADPLDRARTEGVGASVLAAVEATKRVVATNSNLGMILLLAPLTAVPPEQGLGEGVGRVLDATTVDDARLVYRAIRLANPGGLGEAVEQDVADEPTITLREAMTLAADRDLIARQYADDFAEVLDEGLPALRRRIEDGQPLETAIIGAFLDMLSRHPDSLIARKAGRERAAEASRRAGEVLAAGWPDEAVGRSLLRVLDATLRSDGHRLNPGATADLTAAVLFAALRDGTIELPRPTGPTGWSGDRDRRLT, encoded by the coding sequence ATGAAATCCACACTCTCGCCCGGCAAGCTGGCGCAGATCGCCTGCATCCTGGAAGCGACGGCCCGCAAGCCGGGCAACGTCCATCGATTCCTCGATTTCGACGACCTCGACTACCTCGACTTCGTCCTCAGCGCCGCGGCCGTGGCCGACCCGCTCGACCGGGCGCGAACCGAAGGCGTCGGCGCGTCGGTCCTGGCCGCCGTCGAAGCCACGAAACGCGTCGTCGCCACCAACTCGAACCTCGGCATGATCCTCCTCCTCGCCCCGCTGACCGCCGTCCCGCCGGAACAGGGCCTCGGCGAAGGCGTCGGCCGGGTGCTCGACGCCACGACGGTCGACGACGCCCGATTGGTCTACCGGGCGATCCGGCTGGCGAACCCGGGGGGGCTCGGCGAGGCCGTCGAACAGGACGTCGCCGACGAACCGACGATCACGCTCCGCGAAGCGATGACCCTCGCCGCCGATCGCGACCTGATCGCTCGACAGTATGCCGACGACTTCGCGGAGGTCCTTGACGAAGGGCTGCCGGCGCTCCGCCGGCGAATCGAAGACGGCCAGCCGCTCGAAACCGCGATCATCGGCGCGTTTCTTGATATGTTGTCCCGCCATCCGGATTCGTTGATCGCTCGGAAGGCGGGGCGGGAGCGAGCCGCCGAAGCGTCGCGCCGCGCCGGCGAAGTGCTCGCCGCCGGCTGGCCGGATGAGGCCGTCGGCCGCTCGCTGCTCCGCGTTCTCGACGCGACGCTGCGGAGTGACGGCCACCGCCTCAACCCCGGCGCGACCGCCGACCTCACGGCGGCCGTCTTGTTCGCCGCCCTTCGCGATGGCACAATCGAGCTGCCGCGACCGACCGGACCGACCGGCTGGTCGGGAGATCGTGATCGCCGCCTCACTTGA
- a CDS encoding formylmethanofuran dehydrogenase subunit A: MSTLRIAGGRIIDPANGVNDEVGDLWIKDGRVAAAPTDPGARADRTIDARGYVVMPGGVDVHSHIAGSKVNAARIMRPEERRSEDQVMRRWGAFRSGTIGSVPSSFATGYQYAGLGYTTAVDAAIPPLGARHAHAEFGDTPLVDKAMLVLMGNNHAILDAVRAGDPARIEQAVAWLLDAAKGFGVKAVNPGGVEQWLQGKDRISGWDDRVDHFDVTPREIVTALARAVDALGLPHPLHFHGLNLGIPGNWVQTLEGMKALDGSRAHLAHIQFHSYGGTPDQAGDFDSQVAPLAEYVDSHPNLTVDVGQVLFGETTSMTADGPVGHFLANLLGRKWYSLNVEQEDGCGVVPITYSDRNYVHALQWAIGLEWFLRVGDPWRIALSTDHPNGATFRSYPDVIALLMDSGLRAEALAKLPERVRARSGLADLSREYTLAEIAIVTRAAPARILGLSHKGHLGPGADADVTIYAPDDDKRRMFALPRWVVKAGEVVVDDGELRSAPGGRTLYTGLDVDPEARAELEGRLAREASFHPANFGLKVDDLADPLEVGPKEREAVQE, encoded by the coding sequence ATGAGTACGCTGCGAATCGCCGGCGGGCGGATCATCGACCCGGCCAACGGGGTGAACGACGAGGTCGGCGACCTCTGGATCAAGGACGGGCGGGTCGCCGCCGCGCCGACGGACCCCGGCGCCCGCGCCGATCGGACGATCGACGCGCGTGGATACGTCGTGATGCCCGGCGGCGTCGACGTCCACTCGCACATCGCCGGCTCGAAGGTCAACGCCGCCCGGATCATGCGGCCCGAGGAGCGGCGGTCGGAAGACCAGGTCATGCGACGCTGGGGGGCGTTCCGATCCGGGACGATCGGCAGCGTGCCGAGTTCGTTCGCCACCGGCTACCAATACGCGGGGCTCGGCTACACGACGGCCGTCGACGCGGCGATCCCGCCGCTGGGCGCGCGGCACGCCCACGCCGAGTTCGGCGACACGCCGCTGGTCGACAAGGCCATGCTCGTGCTGATGGGCAACAACCACGCGATCCTCGACGCCGTCCGCGCCGGCGACCCCGCCCGGATCGAGCAGGCCGTGGCCTGGCTGCTCGACGCCGCCAAGGGGTTCGGCGTCAAGGCGGTGAACCCGGGGGGCGTCGAGCAGTGGTTGCAGGGCAAGGACCGGATCTCGGGCTGGGACGACCGCGTCGACCATTTCGACGTCACCCCGCGCGAGATCGTCACGGCCCTGGCCCGCGCCGTCGACGCGCTCGGCCTGCCGCACCCGCTGCATTTCCACGGCCTGAACCTGGGGATTCCCGGCAACTGGGTCCAGACGCTCGAAGGGATGAAGGCGCTCGACGGCAGTCGGGCGCACCTGGCGCACATCCAGTTCCACAGCTACGGCGGCACGCCCGACCAGGCGGGCGACTTCGATTCGCAGGTCGCACCGCTGGCCGAGTACGTCGATTCGCACCCGAACCTCACCGTCGACGTCGGCCAGGTCCTGTTCGGCGAGACGACCAGCATGACGGCCGACGGGCCGGTCGGGCACTTCCTGGCGAACCTGCTGGGCCGGAAGTGGTACAGCCTGAACGTCGAGCAGGAGGACGGCTGCGGCGTCGTGCCGATCACCTACAGCGACCGCAACTACGTCCACGCGCTCCAGTGGGCGATCGGCCTCGAATGGTTCCTCCGCGTCGGCGACCCCTGGCGCATCGCCCTCTCGACCGACCATCCCAACGGCGCGACGTTCCGGTCGTATCCCGACGTGATTGCGCTTTTGATGGATAGCGGATTGCGTGCCGAAGCGCTCGCGAAGCTTCCCGAGCGGGTCCGCGCCCGCAGCGGCCTGGCCGACCTCTCGCGCGAGTACACGCTCGCCGAGATCGCGATCGTCACCCGGGCGGCGCCGGCGCGCATCCTGGGGCTTTCGCACAAGGGGCACCTCGGCCCCGGGGCCGACGCCGACGTGACGATCTACGCGCCCGACGACGACAAGCGGCGGATGTTCGCCCTGCCGCGATGGGTGGTCAAGGCCGGCGAGGTCGTCGTCGACGACGGCGAGCTGAGGTCCGCGCCCGGCGGCCGGACGCTCTACACGGGCCTTGACGTCGACCCCGAAGCCCGCGCCGAACTGGAAGGCCGGCTTGCGCGCGAGGCGTCGTTCCACCCGGCGAACTTCGGACTGAAGGTCGACGACCTGGCCGACCCGCTGGAAGTCGGCCCCAAAGAAAGAGAGGCCGTCCAAGAATAG
- the mch gene encoding methenyltetrahydromethanopterin cyclohydrolase, with protein sequence MTSLNANALEIVESLLARAEERKVAIHAIEGGGRFIDCGIKVRGGLLAGLDLARVCLGGLADVSILAGEVAGRPVPLIQVVTDHPVQACLASQYAGWAISEGKYFAMGSGPMRAIRRKEPIFDAVGFHEEAGEVVGVLETRKAPTAEVVAKIAAECGVAPSAVTLLAAPTASLAGGLQIVARSVETALHKLAELKFDLGRIVSAHGTAPLPPVARDDLAAIGRTNDAILYGARVILHVTGDDDAIADVGPRVPSSASHDFGEPFAAIFARYNNDFYAVDPHLFSPAEVVFQNLETGRTHAFGSPKPEIVARSFWD encoded by the coding sequence ATGACGTCGCTCAACGCCAACGCCCTCGAAATCGTCGAGTCCCTCCTGGCACGCGCCGAGGAGCGTAAAGTCGCGATCCACGCGATCGAAGGGGGCGGCCGGTTCATCGATTGCGGGATCAAGGTCCGCGGCGGTCTGCTCGCGGGCCTCGACCTGGCGCGGGTCTGCCTCGGCGGCCTGGCGGACGTCTCGATCCTGGCCGGCGAGGTCGCGGGCCGTCCGGTTCCGTTGATCCAGGTGGTGACCGACCACCCCGTTCAAGCTTGCCTGGCCAGCCAGTACGCCGGCTGGGCGATCAGCGAGGGCAAGTACTTCGCGATGGGCTCCGGCCCGATGCGCGCGATCCGCCGCAAGGAGCCGATCTTCGACGCGGTCGGCTTTCACGAGGAGGCCGGTGAAGTCGTCGGCGTGCTCGAAACCCGCAAGGCCCCGACGGCGGAGGTCGTCGCCAAGATCGCCGCCGAGTGCGGCGTCGCCCCTTCGGCCGTCACGCTCCTGGCCGCGCCGACGGCCAGCCTGGCGGGGGGCTTGCAGATCGTGGCGCGGTCGGTCGAGACGGCCCTCCACAAGCTGGCCGAGCTGAAGTTCGATCTCGGCCGGATCGTCTCGGCCCATGGGACGGCCCCGCTCCCACCGGTCGCCCGCGACGACCTCGCCGCCATCGGCCGGACCAATGACGCGATCCTCTACGGTGCCCGTGTGATCCTGCACGTCACCGGCGACGACGACGCCATCGCAGACGTCGGCCCGCGCGTCCCCTCGTCGGCCTCGCACGACTTCGGCGAGCCGTTCGCCGCCATCTTCGCCCGCTACAACAACGACTTCTACGCCGTCGACCCCCACCTCTTCAGCCCCGCCGAAGTCGTCTTCCAGAACCTCGAAACCGGCCGCACCCACGCCTTCGGCTCGCCGAAGCCCGAGATCGTCGCCCGGTCGTTCTGGGACTGA